A single uncultured Methanolobus sp. DNA region contains:
- a CDS encoding CBS domain-containing protein — MPKNIKISDIMRTEVAYATLPGSRDEVHTLLKEKRVSGVPVLKDGKLVGVVSRANLLRNPEEEQLALLMTRNPVVIGPDGSIIDAARVLLEHNIRRLPVVKDEKLVGIVSVADIVASIAELNITDHVGQYMNTTVVPIWTDTPLNVAARVMELAKAKAAPVIDSNLEVVGILTDRDVISASVIEDSVEMSDMSNGSDDDEWTWESMRDTMSIYYSVSRVKVPDIPVKDVMVSDLVKAAYISGVSECALKMKRNKIDQIPIVNANQRFLGLLRDRNLMKAIVNSEN, encoded by the coding sequence ATGCCAAAAAACATCAAGATCTCTGATATTATGAGAACCGAGGTTGCATACGCAACCCTTCCAGGATCAAGAGATGAAGTTCATACCCTGCTCAAAGAAAAAAGAGTGTCAGGAGTTCCGGTATTAAAAGATGGAAAACTAGTTGGTGTTGTGAGCAGAGCTAACCTTCTGAGGAATCCGGAAGAAGAGCAACTTGCACTTTTAATGACACGAAACCCTGTTGTTATAGGCCCTGATGGAAGTATTATCGATGCTGCAAGAGTGCTTCTTGAGCACAATATCCGAAGACTTCCTGTCGTAAAGGATGAGAAGCTTGTAGGCATCGTATCTGTTGCTGACATTGTTGCGTCCATTGCAGAACTTAACATAACTGACCATGTTGGGCAATACATGAACACAACCGTAGTTCCAATATGGACAGACACACCTCTAAATGTCGCTGCGAGAGTTATGGAACTTGCAAAAGCAAAGGCTGCTCCTGTGATAGACAGCAACCTTGAAGTTGTGGGAATTCTCACTGACCGTGATGTCATAAGTGCAAGTGTCATTGAAGATTCCGTTGAGATGTCAGACATGTCCAATGGTTCCGATGATGATGAATGGACATGGGAATCCATGAGGGATACCATGAGCATTTACTACAGCGTTTCAAGAGTAAAAGTACCTGACATACCTGTAAAGGATGTAATGGTCAGTGACCTTGTAAAAGCTGCATACATTTCAGGTGTCAGCGAATGTGCATTGAAGATGAAGAGGAACAAGATAGATCAGATCCCAATCGTCAATGCAAACCAGAGATTCCTTGGACTCCTGCGTGACCGCAACCTCATGAAAGCAATTGTCAATTCTGAAAACTGA
- a CDS encoding multiprotein bridging factor aMBF1 — protein MQCEICGAEIRGDSFKVNIDGGELTVCGRCSQYGTAAGKRSPVSKKIAPVSRRPAPASGSGRPPRKAPGMIVDELVDEYGQLIKEARERKKWSHDQLASKIKEKSTLIRKIEREEIVPEDDVRQKIEKALDIKLTERTGENDWSGERLNRGTTLGDIVTIKRK, from the coding sequence ATGCAGTGTGAAATATGTGGCGCCGAGATCAGAGGCGATTCTTTTAAAGTAAATATTGACGGTGGTGAACTTACAGTATGTGGAAGATGTTCACAATACGGAACTGCAGCAGGCAAGCGCAGTCCTGTGTCCAAGAAAATTGCACCTGTAAGCCGTCGGCCAGCTCCTGCATCAGGAAGTGGCAGACCCCCTAGGAAAGCCCCTGGAATGATAGTTGACGAACTTGTGGATGAATATGGACAGTTGATCAAAGAAGCAAGAGAAAGAAAGAAGTGGTCCCATGACCAGCTGGCTTCGAAGATCAAGGAAAAATCAACACTTATCAGAAAGATAGAGCGTGAAGAGATAGTTCCTGAAGACGATGTCCGCCAGAAGATCGAGAAAGCACTTGATATCAAACTCACGGAAAGGACCGGAGAGAATGACTGGAGTGGTGAAAGACTTAACCGTGGAACTACTCTTGGTGACATCGTGACCATCAAGAGGAAATAA
- a CDS encoding cytochrome c biogenesis CcdA family protein, translating into MVDAGTLTPMASFIAGIVSVLSPCVLPLLPIVLAYSTGNSKLRPLAIIAGLTFSFTVMGIAASAFGEYILPYISELKIIAELIIIFMGMAMLIEKDIFASLSQYTGKIHVEGKGLAGGIVIGVSLGVVWIPCVGPILASILTLVALEGNVLYGAGLLFIYAMGFAIPMLIIAYSAKLSGDKLSKIAEYDIELKKGAGVVLIIVGMWMVYSNHLRAYL; encoded by the coding sequence ATGGTCGATGCAGGCACACTAACTCCAATGGCATCTTTTATTGCAGGCATTGTGAGTGTGCTCTCTCCCTGTGTCTTGCCCTTACTCCCCATTGTGCTTGCGTATTCAACAGGAAACAGCAAGCTTCGCCCTCTTGCGATAATTGCAGGACTTACTTTTTCATTCACTGTAATGGGAATTGCAGCATCCGCTTTTGGCGAGTATATTTTACCATACATCAGCGAACTCAAGATAATTGCTGAACTGATTATTATTTTCATGGGCATGGCGATGCTCATAGAAAAGGACATATTTGCATCCCTTTCACAATATACCGGGAAGATACATGTCGAAGGAAAAGGACTTGCCGGCGGAATTGTCATCGGAGTATCGCTTGGAGTTGTATGGATCCCGTGCGTTGGACCCATACTTGCTTCAATACTCACCCTTGTGGCACTTGAAGGAAACGTGCTTTATGGTGCAGGACTTTTATTTATATACGCAATGGGTTTTGCAATCCCAATGCTGATAATAGCTTATTCTGCAAAACTATCCGGCGATAAGCTCAGCAAGATAGCTGAATATGATATAGAACTTAAAAAAGGCGCAGGTGTTGTTCTTATTATCGTTGGAATGTGGATGGTCTATTCCAATCACTTACGAGCTTACCTTTAA
- a CDS encoding thioredoxin domain-containing protein encodes MNKLVLPVIIVISVLFIVAGMTGDNKEAMENSAIIEITTAQELNDLVAKGPVLIEIGAEWCPACNSQKPIMADISLEYEGQASVVYIDSDKARALAASFNIYSIPDSFIIVENSENGYVYMGTDGQVTTDRVYARYIGLTTKGTFTNALDNAIEYRKQE; translated from the coding sequence ATGAACAAATTAGTCCTGCCAGTAATAATTGTAATTTCAGTGCTCTTTATAGTCGCAGGAATGACAGGCGACAATAAAGAAGCAATGGAGAACAGTGCGATAATAGAGATCACAACTGCACAGGAACTTAATGACCTGGTGGCAAAGGGACCTGTCCTGATAGAAATTGGCGCAGAGTGGTGTCCTGCATGTAACTCTCAAAAACCTATCATGGCAGACATTTCACTGGAATATGAAGGACAAGCATCAGTAGTATACATCGATTCGGACAAAGCAAGAGCACTTGCCGCAAGTTTCAACATATACTCTATACCTGATTCTTTTATCATTGTTGAAAACAGTGAGAACGGCTACGTTTACATGGGAACGGATGGTCAGGTAACAACAGACAGAGTCTATGCAAGGTATATCGGCCTTACAACAAAAGGTACATTCACCAATGCCCTGGACAACGCGATCGAATACAGGAAACAAGAATAA
- a CDS encoding cobalamin biosynthesis protein CbiG: MFDKTIFRKAFEEYDAIVAVFATGIVVREIAPLIEDKWKDPAVIVVDSNMNFAIPLLGGHHGGNDVVRKIAEIGPIPVVTTATEVHNRNSVEGIAKALGCEIVNKPSTVQVNCALLDEDVEVLDIKGPKIVIVADDVSVLKREEKAEDK; this comes from the coding sequence ATGTTCGACAAAACCATCTTCAGAAAAGCATTCGAAGAATATGATGCCATCGTGGCAGTGTTTGCCACCGGCATTGTAGTTCGTGAGATCGCACCTCTTATTGAGGATAAGTGGAAGGATCCTGCAGTTATTGTAGTTGATTCCAACATGAATTTTGCAATTCCACTGCTTGGTGGTCATCACGGTGGCAACGATGTTGTCAGGAAGATCGCAGAGATCGGACCGATTCCGGTTGTCACAACAGCTACTGAAGTTCACAACAGGAACTCTGTGGAAGGCATTGCAAAGGCACTTGGCTGTGAAATTGTCAATAAGCCATCCACTGTTCAGGTTAATTGCGCTCTGCTTGATGAGGATGTTGAAGTCCTCGATATTAAAGGTCCGAAGATCGTCATAGTCGCTGACGATGTTTCTGTCTTGAAAAGAGAAGAAAAGGCTGAGGACAAATGA
- a CDS encoding precorrin-8X methylmutase, translating to MTTESKKNDTSIEELVEMTTEIDPDLVAICNDLGSQTDEAKAIYMTSRNIARKLVGDETPEDRVKQRCVTSTGDPAVADIMRFVNDPIPAGVEAIRKGAPILVDINMVKSGITKRGHNCEIICVLDKDEDAELAKKYGITRTAAGFLKCKDILEGSIVAIGNAPSAAFAVCRMIEHGIKPAIIVGTPVGFVNAAESKEVVRGAPVPSITCVGTRGGTPMAVACINELVTIANED from the coding sequence ATGACTACTGAGTCCAAAAAGAATGACACAAGTATTGAAGAGCTTGTGGAAATGACAACTGAGATCGACCCTGATCTCGTTGCTATCTGCAATGACCTTGGATCACAGACTGATGAAGCCAAGGCAATCTACATGACAAGCCGCAACATCGCCCGCAAGCTTGTTGGTGATGAAACTCCTGAGGACCGCGTTAAACAGCGCTGTGTGACATCAACCGGTGACCCTGCAGTAGCAGATATCATGCGCTTTGTCAATGATCCTATTCCAGCAGGTGTTGAAGCAATCAGAAAAGGAGCTCCTATTCTTGTTGACATCAACATGGTAAAATCTGGAATAACAAAGAGAGGTCACAACTGTGAGATCATTTGTGTACTTGACAAGGATGAGGATGCAGAACTTGCCAAGAAGTACGGTATAACAAGAACTGCAGCAGGATTCCTGAAATGCAAGGACATTCTTGAAGGCTCAATTGTCGCAATAGGCAATGCACCATCCGCCGCATTTGCAGTATGCAGAATGATCGAGCACGGCATCAAGCCAGCTATCATCGTAGGCACTCCAGTAGGTTTTGTCAACGCAGCAGAATCAAAAGAAGTTGTCAGGGGCGCACCAGTTCCATCCATCACATGTGTAGGCACACGTGGCGGAACACCAATGGCAGTTGCCTGTATCAATGAGCTTGTTACAATAGCAAATGAAGATTAA
- a CDS encoding DUF167 domain-containing protein, with amino-acid sequence MGTMSFEDALKEVDSGVIIDIEVTPGSKVLCVPSGYNLWRKRIEVRLSQNAQKGKANEQLISALANLFGLRSSEISFVNGMHNSKKSLLLHGVDYSHIVAVLKEKLPDDAV; translated from the coding sequence ATTGGCACAATGTCTTTTGAGGATGCATTAAAAGAAGTAGATTCCGGAGTCATTATTGATATTGAGGTTACACCGGGTTCTAAGGTTCTTTGCGTGCCAAGCGGCTATAATCTCTGGAGAAAACGGATCGAAGTTCGCCTGTCTCAGAATGCCCAGAAAGGCAAGGCCAATGAGCAGCTCATCTCTGCCCTGGCTAATCTTTTCGGACTGCGTAGTTCTGAGATATCTTTTGTGAATGGAATGCATAATTCAAAAAAATCACTTCTTTTGCATGGTGTTGATTATTCTCATATCGTGGCAGTTCTCAAAGAAAAGTTGCCTGATGATGCTGTTTGA
- the proC gene encoding pyrroline-5-carboxylate reductase — protein sequence MSLEGKKLGFIGTGKMGSALIKGICNAGLFSPSSVYASDLYEPSLDELKQNVGINVSTDNAATVNNSDIIVLAVKPQILKKVIAGIKDDIGSEKLVISIAAGVKLADIEKEFNEGTRVIRVMPNIAATVAEAASAITQGNNASKEDAEDALAIFGSVGSAIQVPENLMDAVTGLSGSGPAYIFPIIEAMADGAVYEGLDRKSALVLAAQTVLGAAKMALETETHPGELKDMVTSPAGTTIRGIKVLEEYGVRSAFMQAVIESSNRSKELGK from the coding sequence ATGAGCCTTGAAGGTAAAAAACTGGGATTTATCGGAACAGGAAAAATGGGTAGTGCATTAATTAAAGGAATATGCAATGCCGGACTTTTTTCTCCATCAAGCGTATATGCAAGTGATCTATACGAGCCATCCCTTGATGAACTTAAGCAGAATGTAGGAATTAATGTCTCTACAGACAATGCAGCTACTGTGAATAATTCAGACATTATAGTGCTTGCAGTAAAGCCACAGATACTCAAAAAGGTAATTGCAGGCATAAAGGATGACATTGGTTCTGAGAAACTGGTAATATCCATTGCAGCAGGTGTAAAACTGGCCGACATTGAAAAAGAGTTCAATGAAGGAACCAGGGTCATAAGAGTTATGCCAAACATTGCAGCAACTGTTGCAGAAGCTGCTTCTGCTATCACCCAGGGAAACAATGCATCCAAAGAAGATGCAGAGGATGCTCTGGCAATATTCGGTTCAGTTGGAAGTGCAATCCAGGTTCCTGAAAACCTCATGGATGCAGTAACAGGCCTTTCTGGCAGTGGACCTGCATACATTTTCCCGATAATAGAAGCAATGGCAGACGGTGCTGTATATGAAGGACTTGACAGGAAGAGTGCACTTGTACTTGCAGCTCAGACTGTCCTTGGTGCTGCAAAGATGGCACTTGAAACCGAAACTCATCCAGGGGAACTGAAGGATATGGTCACATCTCCTGCAGGAACAACCATCAGAGGAATAAAAGTCCTGGAAGAGTACGGAGTAAGGTCAGCTTTTATGCAGGCAGTCATTGAATCATCCAACCGTTCTAAAGAACTTGGAAAATAA
- a CDS encoding cobalamin biosynthesis protein, with protein sequence MIIGMGARKGIDSQEAIDAINNALAEAGRSIDDVEGLASAKLKENETGLHEAAKFFGLTITFIDHDELNNYDAPSASQAKRFGLTGVAEPAALALSEKKQLILRKKVYGRVTIAIAE encoded by the coding sequence ATGATCATAGGTATGGGGGCCCGAAAGGGTATTGACAGCCAGGAAGCCATCGATGCGATAAACAATGCGCTTGCAGAGGCAGGCAGAAGTATCGATGATGTGGAAGGACTGGCATCAGCAAAACTTAAAGAGAACGAGACCGGGCTGCATGAAGCAGCTAAGTTCTTCGGGCTCACAATAACGTTCATAGATCACGACGAATTGAATAACTATGATGCGCCATCGGCTTCGCAGGCAAAACGCTTCGGGCTTACAGGTGTGGCAGAGCCTGCTGCACTGGCGTTGTCGGAAAAAAAACAATTGATACTAAGGAAGAAGGTATATGGAAGGGTCACAATCGCAATCGCAGAGTAA
- a CDS encoding amidohydrolase family protein, producing MSWEQTISGKIIYGPEAEVIEGYIVIEDGIIKEVHEKKNDSQIIIAPCFVNAHTHIADSVCKDPVLGETVGHYVKRDLDQLVKPPDGLKHRILNSTPRNEMVEAMKSSICDMNYTGTCAFADFREGGLNGINVLKEALSSSDVEGRIFARPSQTGDTDKLCTELDEILTNADGLGMSGANDLDMRILETAREQTEKYGATFAIHSGENDRSDIDKALSLDPDILIHMTHAQNGDLKRVAEADIPIVICPRSNFITGVGMAPVAKMLDEGIKVAVGTDNVMLNSANMFSEMEILSKIFGIEDRQVFMMCTLMGATILGLENAGSILEGNKAEIMIINGNSSNLTGIREIISGIVRRARPDDILSVII from the coding sequence ATGTCGTGGGAACAAACAATATCCGGGAAAATAATATACGGACCTGAGGCAGAGGTCATTGAAGGTTATATTGTCATAGAGGATGGCATCATTAAGGAAGTGCATGAGAAAAAAAATGATTCACAGATAATCATTGCACCCTGTTTTGTAAATGCACACACACATATAGCTGATTCTGTCTGCAAGGATCCTGTTCTTGGCGAAACTGTTGGACACTATGTAAAAAGAGATCTTGACCAGCTTGTCAAACCACCGGATGGCCTTAAACACCGAATTTTGAACAGCACTCCGCGTAATGAAATGGTCGAAGCAATGAAAAGCTCGATCTGCGATATGAATTACACAGGCACCTGTGCTTTTGCAGATTTCAGAGAAGGTGGACTGAATGGGATCAATGTTCTCAAAGAAGCTCTCAGCTCATCAGATGTAGAAGGAAGGATATTTGCCAGGCCATCGCAAACAGGAGATACAGATAAACTCTGCACAGAACTGGATGAGATACTGACAAATGCTGACGGGCTCGGAATGAGTGGTGCTAATGACCTGGACATGAGAATACTTGAGACTGCAAGGGAACAGACTGAAAAATATGGTGCGACCTTTGCCATTCACTCCGGCGAGAATGACCGAAGTGACATAGACAAGGCACTATCGCTTGACCCTGATATATTGATACACATGACACATGCACAGAACGGTGATCTGAAAAGAGTTGCAGAAGCTGACATACCTATAGTGATCTGTCCGCGGTCGAATTTTATCACAGGCGTGGGGATGGCACCGGTTGCAAAAATGCTTGATGAAGGCATCAAAGTTGCAGTTGGAACTGACAATGTCATGTTAAACTCAGCCAATATGTTCTCGGAGATGGAGATTTTGTCTAAAATTTTTGGCATAGAGGACAGACAAGTATTTATGATGTGTACGCTTATGGGAGCAACAATATTAGGACTTGAGAATGCCGGTTCTATTCTGGAAGGAAATAAAGCCGAAATAATGATCATTAATGGGAATTCGAGCAATCTTACAGGTATAAGGGAAATAATCAGTGGGATTGTAAGAAGAGCGCGACCCGATGATATACTATCTGTAATAATTTAA
- the cobM gene encoding precorrin-4 C(11)-methyltransferase has translation MTDKKVYFVGSGPGNAKYITVMGKELLEGADLVIYAGSLVNPEVVNYCKGEKIDSYGLTLDETNQLIVDNLEAGKKVVRLHSGDPSLYGSIVEQIEELKKFDVEVEIIPGVSSVFATAAALKTQLTLNDVSETLIITRPAGKTLEQDQIKELSRHGATMAVFLGTQKIEQIMEKVEYPDDTPVAVVFHASWPDQKIIKGTVADIAGKVKEAGIKRSAMILIGGVVEPVEYGNFGRSYLYGVAQEPLS, from the coding sequence ATGACAGATAAAAAAGTCTATTTTGTAGGGTCCGGCCCGGGAAATGCAAAATACATTACCGTAATGGGCAAAGAGCTTCTTGAAGGGGCTGACCTTGTAATCTATGCAGGTTCCCTTGTAAACCCTGAAGTTGTCAATTACTGTAAAGGTGAAAAGATCGACAGCTACGGACTTACCCTTGATGAGACAAACCAGCTTATAGTTGACAATCTCGAAGCAGGTAAGAAGGTTGTAAGATTACACAGTGGTGACCCATCACTCTACGGTTCTATCGTTGAGCAGATCGAGGAACTCAAGAAGTTCGATGTAGAGGTTGAGATCATCCCTGGTGTTTCATCAGTATTCGCAACAGCAGCAGCACTGAAGACCCAGCTTACACTTAACGATGTTTCAGAGACTCTTATAATCACACGTCCGGCAGGTAAGACACTTGAGCAGGACCAGATAAAGGAACTCTCAAGACATGGTGCAACAATGGCGGTATTCCTTGGAACCCAGAAGATCGAGCAGATCATGGAGAAGGTGGAATATCCTGATGACACTCCTGTGGCAGTTGTCTTCCATGCATCATGGCCAGACCAGAAGATCATTAAGGGCACTGTTGCAGACATTGCCGGAAAGGTCAAGGAAGCAGGTATCAAGCGCTCCGCAATGATCCTTATCGGTGGAGTAGTAGAACCTGTGGAATATGGTAACTTCGGGAGGTCTTACTTATACGGAGTGGCACAAGAACCGCTGTCATAA
- a CDS encoding 2,5-diamino-6-(ribosylamino)-4(3H)-pyrimidinone 5'-phosphate reductase produces the protein MERPFTFINSAMSADGKISTKERKQVRISGQIDFNRMDQLRAGSDAVMVGIGTVLADDPSLTVKSPELKEERITAGKDENPVRIIVDSKARTPLDADIFKKGKGKRIIIVSESAPADKVEMLKKQAAIIIAGKENVDLKIAMSELKSQGIERLMVEGGATLNWGMISNGLVDEIYTFVGNLIIGGKTAPTFTDGEGFTEKEIQKLELINAEKMEEGVLLRWKVITNKEQ, from the coding sequence ATGGAACGCCCATTTACATTTATAAATTCAGCAATGTCTGCCGATGGCAAGATATCCACTAAAGAGAGAAAGCAAGTAAGGATCTCCGGCCAGATAGATTTTAATCGTATGGATCAGCTGCGCGCAGGATCTGATGCCGTGATGGTAGGTATTGGAACTGTACTTGCCGATGACCCAAGTCTCACGGTAAAATCCCCTGAACTTAAGGAAGAAAGGATAACAGCAGGCAAGGACGAGAATCCCGTAAGAATAATTGTTGACAGCAAAGCAAGAACTCCTCTTGATGCTGACATCTTTAAAAAAGGAAAAGGAAAACGCATCATTATCGTTTCAGAATCTGCTCCTGCGGATAAAGTAGAAATGCTGAAAAAGCAGGCTGCAATTATAATAGCAGGAAAAGAAAACGTGGATCTTAAAATAGCAATGTCTGAACTCAAATCCCAGGGAATCGAGCGCCTGATGGTTGAAGGCGGCGCAACGCTTAACTGGGGAATGATATCTAACGGACTTGTGGATGAGATATATACCTTTGTAGGAAACCTGATAATCGGCGGAAAAACAGCACCAACATTCACAGATGGAGAAGGTTTCACGGAAAAAGAGATACAAAAACTTGAACTCATTAACGCTGAAAAGATGGAAGAAGGAGTTCTTCTAAGATGGAAGGTCATTACAAATAAAGAGCAATGA
- a CDS encoding toprim domain-containing protein: MDKLMDELQDFVNHGSIIVVEGKRDVIAFKSLGIHGDFRLATHHSLVNFCEDLVKTGVQIVILTDWDRRGNLLADKLVENLHALGVNPDTRLRELIISLVQKEIKDIESLPSYVEKLRKITSGTDVNDSL, from the coding sequence ATGGACAAATTAATGGATGAGCTACAGGATTTTGTCAATCATGGGTCAATTATTGTAGTGGAAGGAAAAAGGGATGTGATTGCATTTAAGTCCCTTGGGATACATGGTGACTTCCGGCTGGCCACACATCATTCTCTTGTAAATTTCTGTGAGGATCTCGTAAAGACCGGGGTGCAAATAGTGATACTTACTGACTGGGACCGCAGAGGTAATTTACTTGCTGATAAACTTGTGGAGAATCTGCACGCTCTTGGAGTCAATCCCGATACAAGACTAAGGGAACTTATTATCTCTCTGGTACAAAAAGAAATAAAAGATATTGAAAGTCTGCCTAGTTATGTTGAAAAATTAAGAAAGATAACCTCAGGTACAGACGTAAATGATTCTCTTTAA
- the cobJ gene encoding precorrin-3B C(17)-methyltransferase has protein sequence MEGSQSQSQSKGKLYIIGIGPGSVEQLTVKARDVIMTSDYIVGNGTYLDQMASLLDKQEIVRSAMGKEVDRSRKAVELAQDKVVSMISGGDANVYGMAGLVLEVAEHAGLDVEIEVLPGVTAITAAASVVGAPIVNDMCTVSLSDLLTPWEVIEKRLDAASSADFVMSLYNPKSRQRKSNFSRAIDIIRKHKEDSVPVALVKNALRDADQDYVVTTLGEVMDYNDWVDMSTTILITTNDSRIWDSPYGKRIITPRGYHRKYDY, from the coding sequence ATGGAAGGGTCACAATCGCAATCGCAGAGTAAAGGTAAACTCTACATCATCGGAATAGGTCCGGGTTCAGTCGAACAGCTGACAGTGAAGGCAAGGGATGTAATTATGACATCAGATTACATTGTCGGAAACGGTACCTATCTTGACCAGATGGCAAGTCTGCTGGACAAACAGGAGATAGTCCGCAGCGCCATGGGTAAGGAAGTTGACCGCTCACGCAAGGCAGTGGAGCTTGCACAGGATAAAGTTGTATCCATGATCAGTGGTGGAGATGCCAACGTTTACGGTATGGCAGGTCTTGTCCTTGAGGTTGCAGAGCACGCAGGTCTTGATGTTGAGATCGAGGTTCTGCCAGGTGTAACTGCAATCACAGCAGCAGCAAGTGTTGTCGGAGCACCGATTGTCAATGATATGTGTACCGTAAGTCTCAGTGACCTTCTGACACCTTGGGAAGTTATTGAGAAGAGGCTTGATGCAGCATCATCAGCAGACTTTGTGATGTCACTCTACAACCCAAAGAGCCGCCAGCGCAAATCCAATTTCTCAAGAGCAATTGATATCATCAGAAAGCACAAGGAAGATTCAGTTCCTGTAGCTCTCGTTAAGAATGCTCTGAGGGATGCAGACCAGGATTACGTTGTTACAACCCTCGGCGAGGTAATGGACTACAACGACTGGGTCGACATGAGCACTACCATCCTTATCACTACAAATGATTCCCGCATATGGGATTCACCATACGGCAAGAGAATAATCACTCCAAGGGGGTATCATCGGAAATATGACTACTGA
- a CDS encoding universal stress protein, whose translation MTSTLYKNIFIATDGSKQNQKAVMHSVELAKMSGAKLYAGYVVDTAAFASIPMDAGWEMMYELLEKEANGATETVEDLAKKEGIAVETVVLEGNPSHEIIEFADNNNIDLIVMGTLGKTGFDRFLLGSVAEKVTRNSKVPVLVVRGNSEEEE comes from the coding sequence ATGACAAGTACTCTGTACAAAAATATATTTATTGCAACCGATGGATCCAAACAAAACCAGAAAGCAGTTATGCACAGCGTCGAACTCGCTAAAATGAGTGGTGCAAAATTATATGCAGGATATGTTGTTGATACTGCAGCTTTTGCATCTATCCCTATGGATGCCGGATGGGAAATGATGTATGAGCTTCTGGAAAAGGAAGCTAACGGAGCTACTGAGACTGTTGAAGATTTGGCAAAGAAAGAAGGTATTGCCGTTGAAACCGTAGTCCTCGAAGGCAACCCAAGTCATGAGATCATTGAGTTTGCTGATAACAACAATATTGACCTCATTGTAATGGGAACTCTCGGAAAGACAGGATTTGACAGGTTCCTTCTTGGAAGTGTCGCCGAAAAGGTAACAAGAAACTCAAAGGTACCCGTACTTGTAGTACGAGGTAATTCTGAAGAGGAAGAGTAA
- a CDS encoding DUF356 domain-containing protein has translation MGIGVKSFAVIRGDNADKVNVALHDLEHYGRMRFVSKPKRIEPVYADNLLVSVAGVPLKARCNSAALVELDNNAGAAISKLRKIHPPAHVVIVSPRHDVYDELMDKSELYPEFERSFEPQHH, from the coding sequence ATGGGGATTGGAGTTAAATCTTTTGCTGTGATCCGGGGTGACAATGCCGATAAAGTTAACGTGGCATTACATGACCTTGAGCATTACGGAAGAATGAGGTTTGTATCAAAACCAAAACGTATAGAACCTGTTTATGCAGACAACCTTCTGGTTAGCGTTGCAGGTGTACCACTGAAGGCCAGATGTAATTCTGCTGCACTGGTGGAACTTGACAACAATGCAGGTGCTGCGATCAGTAAATTGAGGAAGATACACCCTCCTGCCCATGTAGTTATAGTTAGTCCAAGGCATGACGTTTATGATGAGCTGATGGACAAATCTGAACTATATCCGGAATTTGAACGTAGTTTTGAACCCCAACACCACTAA